A segment of the Romboutsia sp. 13368 genome:
ATGAAGTGAATCATCAGATGGAAAAACAGATTTAGATTTAGTTACTTTTCTAAGCATACGATTATAACTTTCCATTGCATTAGTAGTATATATCAAGGTTCTAATGTGCTCAGGGTATTTAAAATAAGTTGATAATTCATCCCAATTATTTCTCCAACTCCTTAATGCTATCGCATACTTATCATCCCATTTTTCCTCTAAGAGCGCTAGCTCACTTAATGCATTTTCTTCTGTTGATGCAGTATATACTTGTTTTAAATCCCTTGCAAATTCCTTCTTATGTTTATATGATATATAGTTCAAAGTGTTTCTAATCTGGTGAACTACACATCTTTGTATTTCTGTATTAGGATATACAACTTTTATGGCATCAACAAATCCTGGTAACCCATCTACTGATGCTATCAAGATATCTTTAACCCCTCTATTTTTAATTTCTGTAAGCACATTTAACCAGTATTTAGACGTTTCATTTTGTCCAACCCATATCCCTAATACTTCTTTGAGACCTTCTAAGTTTATACCTATTGCAATATATGCAGCTCTATTTACAATACGACCTTCGGTCCTAACTTTATAATGTATAGCATCCATAAAGATAACAGGATATATTGTATCTAGTGCTCTATTTTGCCATTCTTTAGCTAATGGAAGAACTCTATCCGTTATTTTAGATACCAATGAATGAGATACCTCTATACCGTAAATACTATTGATATGAGCTGATATATCTCGTGTAGACATACCTTTTGAATACATACCAATGATTTGTTCTTCTATACCAGATATATCATTTTCATAATTTTTAATAATTCTTGGTTCAAAACTACCTTGTCTATCTCTTGGAATACTTATACCAACCTCTCCAAAATCAGATTTAACGTTCTTAGTCCTATGTCCATTTCTTGAGTTTGTAGTATTTTTATTTTGATTATCATATCTGTCATATCCTAGGTGTTCATCAAGCTCCGCTTCTAACATTTCTTGAATTGTTTCTGCAAATAAATCTTTTAACATTTCTTGTACATCTCTTGTTGTTTTAACATCGTATTCTTGTATAAGTTTCTTTAAAATTTCACTTTTGTTTAACATAAAAAGTGTGCACCTTCCTTCGGATAATCTAATTTAATTATCGCACTTTTTGGAAGAATACACACTTTATTTTACAGACCCNAAAAWCCTCTTTTTATTTNNNNNNNNNNNNNNNNNNNNNNNNNNNNNNNNNNNNNNNNNNNNNNNNNNNNNNNNNNNNNNNNNNNNNNNNNNNNNNNNNNNNNNNNNNNNNNNNNNNNNNNNNNNNNNNNNNNNNNNNNNNNNNNNNNNNNNNNNNNNNNNNNNNNNNNNNNNNNNNNNNNNNNNNNNNNNNNNNNNNNNNNNNNNNNNNNNNNNNNNNNNNNNNNNNNNNNNNNNNNNNNNNNNNNNNNNNNNNNNNNNNNNNNNNNNNNNNNNNNNNNNNNNNNNNNNNNNNNNNNNNNNNNNNNNNNNNNNNNNNNNNNNNNNNNNNNNNNNNNNNNNNNNNNNNNNNNNNNNNNNNNNNNNNNNNNNNNNNNNNNNNNNNNNNNNNNNNNNNNNNNNNNNNNNNNNNNNNNNNNNNNNNNNNNNNNNNNNNNNNNNNNNNNNNNNNNNNNNNNNNNNNNNNNNNNNNNNNNNNNNNNNNNNNNNNNNNNNNNNNNNNNNNNNNNNNNNNNNNNNNNNNNNNNNNNNNNNNNNNNNNNNNNNNNNNNNNNNNNNNNNNNNNNNNNNNNNNNNNNNNNNNNNNNNNNNNNNNNNNNNNNNNNNNNNNNNNNNNNNNNNNNNNNNNNNNNNNNNNNNNNNNNNNNNNNNNNNNNNNNNNNNNNNNNNNNNNNNNNNNNNNNNNNNNNNNNNNNNNNNNNNNNNNNNNNNNNNNNNNNNNNNNNNNNNNNNNNNNNNNNNNNNNNNNNNNNNNNNNNNNNNNNNNNNNNNNNNNNNNNNNNNNNNNNNNNNNNNNNNNNNNNNNNNNNNNNNNNNNNNNNNNNNNNNNNNNNNNNNNNNNNNNNNNNNNNNNNNNNNNNNNNNNNNNNNNNNNNNNNNNNNNNNNNNNNNNNNNNNNNNNNNNNNNNNNNNNNNNNNNNNNNNNNNNNNNNNNNNNNNNNNNNNNNNNNNNNNNNNNNNNNNNNNNNNNNNNNNNNNNNNNNNNNNNNNNNNNNNNNNNNNNNNNNNNNNNNNNNNNNNNNNNNNNNNNNNNNNNNNNNNNNNNNNNNNNNNNNNNNNNNNNNNNNNNNNNNNNNNNNNNNNNNNNNNNNNNNNNNNNNNNNNNNNNNNNNNNNNNNNNNNNNNNNNNNNNNNNNNNNNNNNNNNNNNNNNNNNNNNNNNNNNNNNNNNNNNNNNNNNNNNNNNNNNNNNNNNNNNNNNNNNNNNNNNNNNNNNNNNNNNNNNNNNNNNNNNNNNNNNNNNNNNNNNNNNNNNNNNNNNNNNNNNNNNNNNNNNNNNNNNNNNNNNNNNNNNNNNNNNNNNNNNNNNNNNNNNNNNNNNNNNNNNNNNNNNNNNNNNNNNNNNNNNNNNNNNNNNNNNNNNNNNNNNNNNNNNNNNNNNNNNNNNNNNNNNNNNNNNNNNNNNNNNNNNNNNNNNNNNNNNNNNNNNNNNNNNNNNNNNNNNNNNNNNNNNNNNNNNNNNNNNNNNNNNNNNNNNNNNNNNNNNNNNNNNNNNNNNNNNNNNNNNNNNNNNNNNNNNNNNNNNNNNNNNNNNNNNNNNNNNNNNNNNNNNNNNNNNNNNNNNNNNNNNNNNNNNNNNNNNNNNNNNNNNNNNNNNNNNNNNNNNNNNNNNNNNNNNNNNNNNNNNNNNNNNNNNNNNNNNNNNNNNNNNNNNNNNNNNNNNNNNNNNNNNNNNNNNNNNNNNNNNNNNNNNNNNNNNNNNNNNNNNNNNNNNNNNNNNNNNNNNNNNNNNNNNNNNNNNNNNNNNNNNNNNNNNNNNNNNNNNNNNNNNNNNNNNNNNNNNNNNNNNNNNNNNNNNNNNNNNNNNNNNNNNNNNNNNNNNNNNNNNNNNNNNNNNNNNNNNNNNNNNNNNNNNNNNNNNNNNNNNNNNNNNNNNNNNNNNNNNNNNNNNNNNNNNNNNNNNNNNNNNNNNNNNNNNNNNNNNNNNNNNNNNNNNNNNNNNNNNNNNNNNNNNNNNNNNNNNNNNNNNNNNNNNNNNNNNNNNNNNNNNNNNNNNNNNNNNNNNNNNNNNNNNNNNNNNNNNNNNNNNNNNNNNNNNNNNNNNNNNNNNNNNNNNNNNNNNNNNNNNNNNNNNNNNNNNNNNNNNNNNNNNNNNNNNNNNNNNNNNNNNNNNNNNNNNNNNNNNNNNNNNNNNNNNNNNNNNNNNNNNNNNNNNNNNNNNNNNNNNNNNNNNNNNNNNNNNNNNNNNNNNNNNNNNNNNNNNNNNNNNNNNNNNNNNNNNNNNNNNNNNNNNNNNNNNNNNNNNNNNNNNNNNNNNNNNNNNNNNNNNNNNNNNNACATAGGGAGATCTTATATTAGAAATTTAATTGATGCTTTAGAAAAACATAAAAATGGTAACAAAGAAGCTAAGTTAGATGTAATAGGAAATGCTATATCTTATACTACATTATTAGAAAATCATATACACAAAGAAGATAATGTAATATTTAATTTTGCTAAAAGAGCTTTAAGTGAAGATGTACTAAAAAATGTTGATAAAGAATGCACTCAATATGAAGAAGAACATTATRATATAATAAAAGAAAATATTGATATATTAACATATTTAGAAGAAAAATATATTTAGTAAAGGAGATAGACTATGATAACTAAAGATAATACTATAGGTGAAGTAATAAGATTAAATGAAAGTGCTGCAGAAATATTAATGAAATTTGGTATGGGATGTGTAGGTTGTCCATCTGCACAAGTTGAAACAATAGAACAAGCTTGTGAAGTACATGGACTTAATTTAGAAGAAGTTTTAAATGCATTAAATGAAAAATAATTTAAATATATACTAATAAAGAATATTGCTAAAATTTTATTTNNNNNNNNNNNNNNNNNNNNNNNNNNNNNNNNNNNNNNNNNNNNNNNNNNNNNNNNNNNNNNNNNNNNNNNNNNNNNNNNNNNNNNNNNNNNNNNNNNNNNNNNNNNNNNNNNNNNNNNNNNNNNNNNNNNNNNNNNNNNNNNNNNNNNNNNNNNNNNNNNNNNNNNNNNNNNNNNNNNNNNNNNNNNNNNNNNNNNNNNNNNNNNNNNNNNNNNNNNNNNNNNNNNNNNNNNNNNNNNNNNNNNNNNNNNNNNNNNNNNNNNNNNNNNNNNNNNNNNNNNNNNNNNNNNNNNNNNNNNNNNNNNNNNNNNNNNNNNNNNNNNNNNNNNNNNNNNNNNNNNNNGTGTTTATAAATTATAAATATTTAATATAGTACAACTTATAGTATAATAATAGGATAAGAATTAAGGAGGATGATTTATGAAAATTATTCATACTAGTGATTGGCATATAGGAAAAATAGTAAATGAATTTTCAATGATAGAAGATCAAAAACATATATTAAATGAATTAATTAAACTTATAGATGAAGAAAATGCAGATGTACTTATGATAGCAGGAGATATATATGATAGATCTATACCTCCTGTTGAAGCAGTAGAATTATTAAATGAAACTTTAAGTAAATTAGTTATAGATAGAAATGTATCAGTATTAGCTATATCTGGAAATCATGATAGTGGAGAAAGATTAAGTTTTGGAAGTAAAATACTAGAAAAACAAGGCCTATACATAGCAGGAAGTGATGATGAAGTATATAAGAAAGTAGTTTTAAGTGAAAATAATAAAAACATAAACTTCTATTTAGTACCATATAAAGACCCAGCACTTATAAAAAAACTTCTTAACAATAAAGAAATAAGAAATCACAACGATGCAATGGTTGCAACTATAGATAAAATAAAAAAAGAATTAAATAAAAATGAGTTAAATATATTAATAGCTCATGGATATATAACTATGAAAAGAGAAGATGCAATAGAAAATAATGACCATAAATATGAAGCTGCAGAACTTGAAACTTCAGAATCAGAAAGACCACTATCTATAGGAGGAACAGACCTTATAGATGGTAATATATTTAAAGATTTTGACTATGTAGCACTTGGTCATTTACATGGTAGACAAAAAATAGGTGATGATAATATGAGATATTCTGGTTCATTACTTAAATACTCATTCTCAGAAGTTAAACAGAAAAAAAGTGTAGCATTATTAAATATAGAAGATAAAAATATAGATATAGAATTAAAAGAACTAAAGCCACTAAGGGACTTAAGAATTATAAAGGGTAATATAGAAGATTTAATAGAAGAGGGAAGAAATATAGAAGARGGAAAAGAAGATTATATACAAGCTATACTTACAGATGATGGAGARTTAATGAATCCTATGGAAAAGTTAAGAAGTGTATATAAAAATACAATGCTTATAACTAGAGAAAGAAAAAAAGTATCTACAGATGAAAGTAAATCTTTAAAAGGAGAACTTAGAAAAAAGAGTAAGATAGATTTATTTAAGGATTTCTATGAAGTTTATAGCGATTATGAATACAATGAGAAAAAAGAAGCTGTGTTAATGGATACTATAAATGAAGTACTTAAAGGGGAGGTGAAATAATGAGACCTATAAAATTAACAATAAGTGCCTTTGGACCTTATGCATCTAAACAAGTTATAGACTTTGAAGAATTAAAGGGAAGAAATATATTTGTTATATCAGGAAAGACTGGAGCGGGAAAAACAACTATATTTGATGCTATAAGTTATGCYTTATACGGAGAAGCGAGTGGGGATTCTAGAGAAACTGATTCTTTAAGAAGTCATTTTGCAGATGATAATACAGAAACTTATGTTKAGCTAGAGTTTGAATTAAGAGGCGAAAGGTACATAGTAAATAGAGTACCTAAGCAAAAAAAGAAAAAAGCAAGAGGGGAAGGGTATACAGAAAAGAGTGCGGATGCTACATTAACTCTTCCAGATGGGAAAGTAATAACTAAGGTTAAAAATGTTTCTGATAAAATAATAGAAATATTAGGTATAAATAGAGATCAGTTTAAGCAAATTGTAATGCTTGCACAAGGWGAGTTTAAAAAGTTACTACTTGCAGATTCTGTTGAGCGTGAAGGTATATTTAGAAAGATATTTAACACTTATGACTATGAAAAAATACAAAATGAGCTTAARGAAAAAGCAGCCACTCTTAGTAGAAACAGAACTAAAAGTAAGGATAAAATGCAAACTAATCTAGAAAATATAAAAGGTGAACACGATATCGTAATAGGTGAATACGTTGATTTTCCTTTAGTTATAGAAAAGYTAAAAGAATTATTAGAAAGAGATAATAGTACTTATAAAAATCTTAATGAAGAATATCAGTTAATAGATAATAAATTACAAGTTAAAAACCAAGAAAAAGCTATATTAGACACTAATAATAATTTACTAAAAGAAAAAGAAACTATTACAAAGTATTTAGAAGAGCTTACTTCAAAGGAAGAAGAGTATAAAACTAAAGCTAAGAACATAATAGATGGAAAAAGTGCGAAAGAAGTAAAATACATTGAAGACAAGCTTATAGAAAGTAATAAAAGATTACTAAAAAGAGAAGAAGATTATAATATTAGCTTAAAAAATATAGAAACTTTAAATATAACAAAAGAAGAAGCTGATAAGAACTTAAAATTAGAAGAAAGTAAAGATAGTGAGAGAGAAAAGTTAAGTGTAGAAATAAACGATTTAAGTAAGTTAGAAGCAAAAATTATAGAATTAGATAACCTTAATAAAAATGTAGTTAGNNNNNNNNNNNNNTGTAGAAGATATCAAGTTTTTAATAATAAATAATAAAAAAGAAACTGAAGACTTAAAAAAATCTAAAGAAGAAAAAGAAAATAAATTAAAAGAAATAGCACTTTTAGAAACTAAAAAGGTTGAAATAGAAAGTGATATAAAATCAAAAACAAAAACTTTAGACGAGATAAGAGAGCTATATAAATCTATAATAACTTTCCAAAATACTTATATAGAGCATAATAACAAAGCTAAAGAGTATACAGTATTTGAAGAAAATTATAAAAAAGTAAAAGAAACTTATGAGAAAATGGATGAGTTATACAAAAAAGAACAAGCAGGAATATTGGCAAGTAATTTAAAAGAAAATGAGCCATGTCCAGTATGTGGTTCAACAAACCATCCACATAAAGCAACTATAAGTTCAAATTTACAAATACCATCTAAAGAAGAATTAAAAATAGCTAAGGAAAACTTAGAAAAAATAGAAAAAGAAAATCTAGAAAAAATAAATGAACTTACAGCTTTAAATTCAAATAAAATAGCTTATTTAGAACAAGTTAACAATGGATTGAATTTATTATCTAACACTATAAATATAGATAGAAACTTTAACTCAGGAACTGGRCAAATAGTTAAAAATTTAGGCACAGAGTTAAAAGGTNNNNNNNNNNNNNNNNNNNNNNNNNNNNNNNNNNNNNNNNNNNNNNNNNNNNNNNNNNNNNNNNNNNNNNNNNNNNNNNNNNNNNNNNNNNNNNNNNNNNNNNNNNNNNNNNNNNNNNNNNNNNNNNNNNNNNNNNNNNNNNNNNNNNNNNNNNNNNNNNNNNNNAAATATTACTAAAATAGAMGARTATAAAAAAGATATACCAGAGAATATAAATGATACAAAAGCTTTAAAAACTTTAATAGAAGTTAAAACTAAAGAATTAAATGATAGTAAAGAAAGATTATCTAAATTAAGGTTAGCAAATGAGAATATAGCTAAAAAATTAGAAGGTGAAAATTCTACTTTAAAAGAAATAAATAAATCTATAGAAGAATTAAAAATAGAAATAAATAATAATAAAGATAACTTTAAGGAAGCTATGAAAAAACAAGGATTTGATAATATAGATGATTATGAAAATGCTAAGTTACAAATATCAAACATAGAGATATTAGAAAAAGAAGTAGAAAATTATAACTCAGAACTTAAAGTAACTAAGGCTAAGTATGAAGATATATTAAATAAAACTAAGGATTTAGTATTTATAGATAATTCTTTAGTTGATGAAGAAATAAAAGCAATACAAAGTAGTAAAAAAGAATTAGAAGATAAAGTAAGATATTTACACTCTATAATAGAAAATAATAAAACAGTACTTAAAAATGTTGAAGATTTAAATAAAGAATTTAAGGAAATAGAAGAAGAATATAAAGTAGTTGGAGAGCTAGCAGATTTAGCTAATGGTAAAAAATCTCCATATATATCTTTTGAAAGATATATATTAGCAGCATATTTTGAAGATATTATAGATGCAGCTAATTTAAGGCTTGAGAAGATGACAGGAGATAGATTCTCMCTTATAAGAAAAACATCTAAGAGTAAAGGTGCAGGTCAAAAAGGATTAGAACTTGAAATATATGATAATTATACAGATAGTTCTAGAGATGTAAGTTCACTATCTGGTGGAGAAAGCTTTAAGGCATCTTTATCATTAGCCCTTGGACTTTCTGATGTAGTACAAGAAAATGCTGGTGGAGTATCACTTGATACTATGTTTGTCGATGAAGGTTTTGGAACACTTGACCCTCAATCTTTAGATAATGCAATAGATAGTTTACTTGAACTTCAAAGAGGTGGAAGATTAGTTGGTATAATATCTCATGTTGAAGAGCTAAAAGAAAGAGTAGAGGCAAAACTTGAGGTTGTATCAACTTCAAAAGGAAGTAAGGCAGAATTTAATATATTATAATTTTTTCATAAATTAAATAGAACATTAATTAACCATACTTATATTTAGTTAAACTAGATTTAAATATGGTTTTATTTANNNNNNNNNNNNNNNNNNNNNNNNNNNNNNNNNNNNNNNNNNNNNNNNNNNNNNNNNNNNNNNNNNNNNNNNNNNNNNNNNNNNNNNNNNNNNNNNNNNNNNNNNNNNNNNNNNN
Coding sequences within it:
- a CDS encoding IS256 family transposase, which produces MLNKSEILKKLIQEYDVKTTRDVQEMLKDLFAETIQEMLEAELDEHLGYDRYDNQNKNTTNSRNGHRTKNVKSDFGEVGISIPRDRQGSFEPRIIKNYENDISGIEEQIIGMYSKGMSTRDISAHINSIYGIEVSHSLVSKITDRVLPLAKEWQNRALDTIYPVIFMDAIHYKVRTEGRIVNRAAYIAIGINLEGLKEVLGIWVGQNETSKYWLNVLTEIKNRGVKDILIASVDGLPGFVDAIKVVYPNTEIQRCVVHQIRNTLNYISYKHKKEFARDLKQVYTASTEENALSELALLEEKWDDKYAIALRSWRNNWDELSTYFKYPEHIRTLIYTTNAMESYNRMLRKVTKSKSVFPSDDSLHKSLYLATMDISDKWTQKIRNWNQILAHLSIYFDDRISSLNM
- a CDS encoding DUF1858 domain-containing protein; this encodes MITKDNTIGEVIRLNESAAEILMKFGMGCVGCPSAQVETIEQACEVHGLNLEEVLNALNEK
- a CDS encoding exonuclease SbcCD subunit D, producing MKIIHTSDWHIGKIVNEFSMIEDQKHILNELIKLIDEENADVLMIAGDIYDRSIPPVEAVELLNETLSKLVIDRNVSVLAISGNHDSGERLSFGSKILEKQGLYIAGSDDEVYKKVVLSENNKNINFYLVPYKDPALIKKLLNNKEIRNHNDAMVATIDKIKKELNKNELNILIAHGYITMKREDAIENNDHKYEAAELETSESERPLSIGGTDLIDGNIFKDFDYVALGHLHGRQKIGDDNMRYSGSLLKYSFSEVKQKKSVALLNIEDKNIDIELKELKPLRDLRIIKGNIEDLIEEGRNIEEGKEDYIQAILTDDGELMNPMEKLRSVYKNTMLITRERKKVSTDESKSLKGELRKKSKIDLFKDFYEVYSDYEYNEKKEAVLMDTINEVLKGEVK
- a CDS encoding AAA family ATPase, with the protein product MRPIKLTISAFGPYASKQVIDFEELKGRNIFVISGKTGAGKTTIFDAISYALYGEASGDSRETDSLRSHFADDNTETYVXLEFELRGERYIVNRVPKQKKKKARGEGYTEKSADATLTLPDGKVITKVKNVSDKIIEILGINRDQFKQIVMLAQGEFKKLLLADSVEREGIFRKIFNTYDYEKIQNELKEKAATLSRNRTKSKDKMQTNLENIKGEHDIVIGEYVDFPLVIEKLKELLERDNSTYKNLNEEYQLIDNKLQVKNQEKAILDTNNNLLKEKETITKYLEELTSKEEEYKTKAKNIIDGKSAKEVKYIEDKLIESNKRLLKREEDYNISLKNIETLNITKEEADKNLKLEESKDSEREKLSVEINDLSKLEAKIIELDNLNKNVV
- a CDS encoding SbcC/MukB-like Walker B domain-containing protein; this encodes NITKIXEYKKDIPENINDTKALKTLIEVKTKELNDSKERLSKLRLANENIAKKLEGENSTLKEINKSIEELKIEINNNKDNFKEAMKKQGFDNIDDYENAKLQISNIEILEKEVENYNSELKVTKAKYEDILNKTKDLVFIDNSLVDEEIKAIQSSKKELEDKVRYLHSIIENNKTVLKNVEDLNKEFKEIEEEYKVVGELADLANGKKSPYISFERYILAAYFEDIIDAANLRLEKMTGDRFSLIRKTSKSKGAGQKGLELEIYDNYTDSSRDVSSLSGGESFKASLSLALGLSDVVQENAGGVSLDTMFVDEGFGTLDPQSLDNAIDSLLELQRGGRLVGIISHVEELKERVEAKLEVVSTSKGSKAEFNIL